TGCGATCGACTACATAAACCACATGCACCATGACTTGTTTTTGAGTCACCAAGCGCGTTTGGTGAGCAATCCACAAGGTCAGATCCAGAGCTGCCTGGCTGTTAGTTGAGCCGCTATAGCCGATGACCAAGTCAACTGTCTCTTTTGATTGATTGCCGTCTACATTAAAAGCAAATTGCCCTGGTAATAAAATCATCTGCTCAACCAGATGATCTTGACCCAATGCACTCTTTAAACGTGCCAACATCGGTTTAATTTTCACAGCGTATACCTTCCTTGTCAGGAATGAGGAGCGAGGAGTAATAAGGGAGGACGTGAGTAATCAATTGACCCTAAGCGATCAGGCAAAGAATCGAATTGAGTGAGAGGCAATCAAGCAGAAACAATCGAGCGAAAAAATTCAGTGAGAGGCAATCGAGCGAGAGGTTGTCCTAGTGAAAACTGCTATCCCTCATCCTCCTCTATTTCTCCTCTACAAACTTTATTCGTCGCTACTAAAATGCTGATCCAAGAAATTTAAGATGTAGTTGCGTAGCTCGTAATATTCACGAGATTTACGCATCTCCTGGAGATTACGGGGGTGAGGGAATGGCACTTCGACGATTTCGCCAATATTCGCCGCAGGTCCATTTGTCATCATAATAATCCGATCGGACATATAAAGGGCTTCATCTACATCATGAGTTACCATTACCACTGCCTGACGGTGGCTCTCCCAAATATCAAGGACTTGACGCTGCAACTTGCCACGAGTAAGCGCATCTAACGCCCCAAACGGCTCATCCATCAACAACATCTTGGGGCGAATTGCCAACGCACGAGCAATGCCCACCCGTTGTTTCATACCACCCGACAGTTGATCCGGATATTTGTCAGCTGCGCTCATCAAGTTCACCATCCCCAGATGTTCATCGACAATGCGTCGCTTTTCTTTAGGAGGAACGTGTTCTAACACCTCATCCACTGCTAATCGAATATTGCCTCGAACCGTTAACCAGGGTAGTAAAGAATAATGTTGAAAAACCATCATTCGCTCAGCCCCAGGTTTGCGGATTTCATTGCCTTCTAGCCGCACTGACCCTGATGTCAACCGCTCTAGCCCAGCAATAATCTTTAACAATGTCGATTTGCCACAACCAGAGTGACCAATGATTGAGATGTACTCGTTCTCGCCAATCGTCAAGTTTATATTGTCGAGGACAATCGTTTCTCCTCCATCTGGACTGAGATAGGTTTTTCTTAAGTTTTCAACCACTAAAAACTCATTGCTATCCACAGCGTTGTTGGTTGCTTCAGGAAAATGGGTTAGAGGTTTAATCATGGTGAACTCCTACGAGGATGAGGTTGATAAGAGGTGAGTAGTGAGTAGTGGTCAATGGTTGATGGTTAGTGGTCAATGGTTGATGGTTAGTGGTCAATGGTCAATGGTCAATGGTCAGTGGTCAATGGTCAGTGGTCAATGGTCAATGGTCAATGGTTGATGGTCAATGGTTGATGGTCAATGGTTGATGGTTAGTGGTCAATGGTCAATGGTCAATGGTCAGTGGTCAATGGTCAATGGTCAATGGTTGATGGTCAATGGTTGATGGTTGATGGTTAGTGGTCAATGGTTGATGGTTAGTGGTCAATGGTTGATGGTTAGTTAACGGCAAATAACTGACGATTGAGGATTACCATCCCTAACTCAGATAGATTGGCGTTGGGCGGTTTGCCCGAATTTCAAAACGATTGAGATATCCAACGGGGTCACTGGGATCAAATGCCTGGCGATCGATAAAAAACTCGGCAGGCTCAACCTTGTAATCATCATTGGGACAGGCAATGCCCATCTCAGCTGCGATCTCACGGTAGAGGTCAGTTCGCCACGCTTGTCGTGCCCGCTGCTCTGCATCGGCAGGAAACTCTGAAATCTGCCCCCAGCGAACCGCTTGAGTCATTAACCACAGGCTGTGAGATTGCCAGAGAAACGTGGAATGGTCATTTTCTGGGTGGGGCAAATCGGACGGCATTTTGAAGAAAATGGTGGTATCTTCTGCCTTGGCGATTCGAGGTTGGTTATCAAATCCGCCATAGTTGTACTCGCCTGCGATCGCCGGTTTGGTGTATTGCGCCTTTGCCCGCGTAAAGGAACGTCCAGAGATGATTTCAACCACCTCTTCGTGATTGGCAGGTTCGCTACAAAACTGGCACGCCTCAATCATTGCTTTTACAAGCGATCGATAGGTCTTGGGGTTTTCTTGAATAAAGGACTCCATCACCGCGAGTACGCGATCGGGATGCCCTCGCCAGATTTCTTTACCCTGAGCAAAGGTAAATCCAACTCCCTCGTTTCCTGCAATGGCGCGAGTATTCCATGGCTCTGCCACCATGTATGCCTGCATTGCCCCAATCCGGACATTACTGACCATTTGAGGTGGGGGAATGATAATAATGCGGAATTCCTCAATGGGGTTCACTCCTACCGCCGCCGACAGATATCGAACAAAGTATTCGTAGATGGCAGAACTGAGCACTACCGCCCAGATGCGTCGCTCTGGTGGCAAGCTCTCAAAATAGCGGCGAAAATCACGTCCAAAGGTTTCTAAATCACCGTTATATTCGCGGAGGGGACGAATTCCTGCATCCCACATTGCTTTGTTCATGGTCATCGCATTGCCATGCCGATGAATTGTCATCGCCGCACACATGGGAGCCTGACGCGCCCCTTCTGCCCCAATGCGGGCATTGGTAACCGCCCCCGACACAACTGGAGCCGCATCAAGCCGTCCAAAGATGACTCCATCGCGTGAGGTACCCCAACTGGCTTCGCGGCTGAGTGTGACATTTAACCCATATTTCCGAAAGAAGCCTTTGGTATAGGCTATTGCAAATGGAGCACAATCATTAACAGGCACAAAACCAACGGTCAAATTGGGCTTTTCGAGCGTGCCAGGGTCTACGATTTGTTCCATGGCTTGCGCTTCTTCAGTTAGCCCTGGAACACTAGCGGTTTTACTACATGACGCTAAAGCTGTTGCGGCGGCGAAACCGCCGATGCCTCGTAAAAGCGATCGCCGAGTTACTTTATCCATAGGTGTTAGAGAAGAAATGGGTGGAGTCAGATAATCCTCCCTTTCAGCTACCTCTCAAAGCAGTGACTAAGATTCGTATAGCGGCTCTGCTCTAGCTGAAATCAGGATGGGTTAGAGATGACAAAGGTTGAGAGATAGACACCGAATAGATTTAAGTTTGTTGTACTGGGCGGTGAGTCACTGCCTGCTGCAACTTAATCAGGAGCCAATCCATAATCAAACCTGTCAAACCAATCACCAAGATCGCTAAGAAGATAGAGCTGAGGGATAAACGATTCCACTCATCCCAGATGAAGAAGCCAATACCAATACCGCCCGTCAACATCTCAACCGCTACAATGACCAACCAGGCAATTCCCAAACTGATCCGCAATCCAGTAAAGATGTAGGGCAGACTGGCGGGCAAAATTACTTTGTAGAGTTGCCGCCATCGGGGCATTTCTAGCACTTGAGCGACATTGATATAGTCTTTAGGAACACTGGAAACCCCCACAGCGGTGTTGATCACCGTAGACCACAATGACGTGATAAAGATGACGTAAATGGCTGATGGGTTCGCCTGGTTAAATACCGCCAGTGCAATCGGTAGCCAAGCCACAGGAGACACCGGGCGCAGAATTTGCACAATGGGGTTAATGGCTAACATTGCATGTTTAGATGTGCCAATCCAAAACCCAATCGGAATTGCAACCAATGAACCCAACAAAAAGCCTGTAAACACCCGTCGCAAGCTGGCAAGCAAGAGCCACCCAATCCCTAAATCACCTACTCCTCGTCGAAAAAATGGGTTGCTGATGTATTCCCAGTTGTCAGCCAACGCTTGAAGTGGAGTGGGTAATAGGGTTGAAAAGAAAGTTGCAATAATCCACCACAACAAAATCAATGTGGCAAAACCCAGCGACGGCAGCATAACCGTATCTCGAAATATGGCGGGGCGAAGAAATTTTCTCCAGCCAACACTAGCAGCCGTAGAAACGGCTTGAACACTAGATTGCAAGATCATTTAGGTATCTCCTCAGTGGTTAGAGCGATCGCAAACTATCGACACAACCCCATCTCTTACGAGATCAGGCATTGCTCACACTAATTTGAGGGCACTGAAGAAGATCAAGCGGCAAATGCTGATTCCTCAATCTCCCCTCACCGCCGACGGAGTTAGCTGACGGGCTAGGACTGAGAGGTGTCCTTCTAGATAACTATCAGTCAAAGCTAAAAAGACTCAGAGTCTTTTACTTTGTATGACTTGCTATCCAAGATTAGCCCCAATGGTTGGTTCCTCCGCTCTGACTCACCCGCAATCGAACTAAGTGCAAGGAGAGTCTAGATTAGGCTGACTTATCGTTAACAGCTAAATTAACACTGGTTTTAGTGATCGTCAATCTTTCTTAAGACTGACCCATCCCATAAAAATAGATATCCAACTAACAAAAAATATCAGCCCCACCAAATTTACCCAAGAGCAAAAGATGAGGCTGGAGACGCAGTTAGGAGGTATCTTGAATTCAACCTTAGCGGTATAAATCAAATTCTCTATTGGTCTTAATAAGTTCTTAAGCTTAAGGAATTGATTTAACGCACTTTGATTAATTTTTGTTGCCAGAATTACACGTTGTATAGCGATCGCCAAAACCATTAGGACATTGAATTTGAGTCCTGCTGAGAGAGACGCGATTAATCGCGTCTGTCCTGTTGAGTGCCTTGTCTTAACTGAGGTGACTACAGCTATAACAAGGGTTACTCATTCTTAATTCCATGTTGCAAAACCATCTTCAGATGGATTTATAGGACTTTGCAGAAACTCACGAATAACTTGAATTTGAGCATTCGTTGGCATCGATCGCGCATGAGCTTGCTTCAAACAATTGACTGCTTCCCACAGTTCTAAATTGTGATAGCGACAGAGATAGGCGATACAAACCGTGGGCGATCGCTCAATTCCCGCTAAGCAATGCACATACATCGGTTCATCCGCTTGAATGCTGCTATGGATGAGATCAACAGCTACAGCAAGTTGTTGAACTTGCAACCCCGCAATAAATTGACTGTCTGGCAAGATAAACCGCAGACAACGAAAGCTTTGAGCCACATCATTGGGCAACTGCCCCTCAGACGGAGCACATAATGAGAGAATGGCTTTAATTCCTGCTTGGGCCAATGTGACGCTTGCTCCCTCTTTGGGCAATGCACCAATGGCAAGACAATTTGGCAGCACCCAATGGACAACAGAACGACCACTGACTTGAGTAGATGATGTGGCTGAGTCTGATGTGATGTGACCGATCAATTTATACAGCGATCGCACCGTTCGTTGCACCTGCATGAGCTATAACCAAGCCTCTTTAAAACAACAACTCTATCCCTAGACGGAGAACTACTGAAAAAGTTACCGTTATTTTCGATACCAAAATTTAACCTGCAAACAGGAACAAATTACTACTTCTAAATTCTGATGTTTATCAACTCCAAGGCACTTACTGCTGAGTCCGGACGCGATCGCTCGGAATTGATCAAACTTTTCTGCTATTAAATTAAGTCGGATTAGGAAAGAGTGCTGTACCTGAACAAAGGCTAAAGAGGGATGAACCGAATTACTTGAACTTGCAGGAGTGGGAATTCAAGGTGTCATCTAAGCTCAGTCACCATTTGCCACATACAGCACTACTGGAAGGGAACTTTTAATTGCCGTTACAAAAATCATAACTCCAAAAATCATAGATGAAAATCACTAATTGATAGGTCTATGATAGAATTTTGTCTATCGCATTTAGGAGATCCGCGGGTGATTCACGCCACGCTTCATCAACTTAAGGTATTCGAGGCTACTGCTCGTCATGGCAGCTTTACCAGAGCCGCCGAAGAACTGTTTCTGACCCAGCCCACCGTATCGATGCAGGTCAAACAGCTTACCAAAGCCGTTGGTCTGCCCCTGTTTGAACAAGTTGGTAAACGGCTCTATCTGACTGACGCAGGTCGGGAACTGTTCTCAACTTGCCAGCAAATTTTCAGCAATTTAGAGCAACTTGAAATGAAAGTGGCAGACATGAAAGGCATGAAACAGGGACACCTGCGCCTGGCTGTCATCACTACCACAAAATATTTCATGCCCCGTTTGTTGGGTCCCTTCTGTCAAAAATATCCCGGTATCGACGTTTCCCTGACCGTTACTAATCACGAGCAGGTAATTGAGCGTCTGGCAAACAACCAGGATGACCTATACGTTATGAGCCAATTACCTGACCACATTGAAATCAAGGCTCACCCGTTTCTAGACAATCCCCTGGTGGTGATCGCACCTGCCAATCACCCCCTTGCCAACGAAAAGAATATTACTCTGAAGCGGTTGGCAGAAGAAACGTTCATCATGCGAGAACCTGGCTCTGGAACTCGCAGCGCATTTCAAAAGCTACTGGATAGCCAGGGTCTTTCGGTCAAAGTGCGGTTGGAATTAGGCAGCAACGAAGCGATTAAACAGGCGATCGTTGGAGGATTGGGGATCTCAGTCCTGTCTCGACATACCCTGACCCCAGATACCTATGGAGAACTCACCGTTCTCGATGTAGAAGGCTTTCCCATCCAACGAGAATGGTATGTCGTCTATCTATCTGGTAAACAGCTATCAGTACTTGCCAGCACCTTTTTAGAATATCTGCAAAAAGAGTCTGTACCCCTCTTTAGCAGTGCCTACAAGCGAGGAGCCAATTCCGACAATCCATCCCCTGTGCCACTCGTGGAAGCGACCAACTATAACTAGTGATGAGGTTTGTGGATTGAATCACTTGCAAAACTGGTCCTTGTTTTTCCCTCATCTCTGACCTCTCTCCCCCAGGAGGCAGGTCAGAGATGAGAGTAAATCGTATCGCAGTGTTCCATCTTTTATTGGCTAGTAGCTATCGGCCCCCGGAACGCGATCGCCCTCTGGCTCAGGAAACTGGAGTTGCAGAGCAGCATTGCGAATTGCTTCCCACTGACAAAACAGTTCGTCACCACTAATGTCGCTAGTCTTGTAGTGCTCAATGGCACGTTCCAATTCTTGAGGAGTTGTGGGGGTGGGAATGGTACAAGTAATATCTGCCATGTCAACCTCTTGAATGACTGTGGATAAATTCAACTCATAGGCTAAGCATTCCTAATTGGCATGATTAGCACGTTGAATCTTGGGCTTATGATTACCCAATCATAGGAGGTTTGCCACAAAAACTGTATCAAAAGATACGGTTTTTACCAAAGTTTTAAGCTTCCTCTCCTTTTGATAAAGAATAATGAAGCTCACAACTCCATGCGTCCAGTCGTCAAGAACCTGAATCCTACAATAAGCGACACAAAAGACAGGAAAAACGTCCACAAACTTGTTGGACGCAAAATAACTCCCCCACTTAGAAACACCAACACTATCCCGATTCCCACCAGAAGCCACCCTGTTTCTTTAACGCTTCTCCTACCAAAAACCAGGACTAGAATACCGGACAGTACAAAAACGACTGCCCCAGTTGCTGAAATATCTCGCCACCAATAGGCAGCAACTTGAGTGGTAAAGACTATATTTTGTCCCAGGAAGTAAATTCCCAACACAATCAAGACCAAACCAACCAACTTCGAGAGAAATCGCATACAGCTACCCTAAATGGACGAGTTCTCTCTATACTATTCCCCTAAATTTCCTGTTTTAGCGATCTGCAATCATAGCTTTGGGCAGAAAGCTTAAGGCAAAGGCAATGGCTGAAGCCCTGATGCTGGAAAGCTTCCTGACTTGCCTCCGCTGACAAAGGTTCAAAATCCCCTCCAAAAGGGGATTTAGGGGAATCGAAATAATCAGTTACAAATTAGCTCTAACAAATATCGAGCTTGTTTAGTTTCCATTCCTTAGAGCTTCAGCACCGCCATGAATGCTTCCTGGGGCACATCTACCGTTCCAATCGCCTTCAGTCGCTTCTTACCCTTAGCTTGCTTTTGCAACAGCTTTTTCTTCCGGCTAATGTCCCCGCCGTAACACTTCGCCAATACATCTTTGCGGAGTGCGGGGATGTGTTCGCTGGCAATGACCCGACTGCCAATCGACGCTTGAATCGGGATCTTGAACTGGTGCCTGGGGATCAGTTCCTTCAGCTTCTCAACCAACGCCTTACCGACGTAGTAAGCCTTGTCTCGATGCACGATGGTTGCTAGAGGATCAACGGGATCCCCGTTAATCAGGATATCAAGCTTCACTAGGGGATTTTCGCGATAGCCAATGAGTTGGTACTCCATGCTGGCATACCCACGCGATCGCGACTTCATCTGGTCAAAAAAGTCTGTGACGACCTCCGCCAGAGGAATCTCGTAGACCAGGGTTGTACGCCCCTGCGCCAGGTATTTCATGTCCTTAAACACACCCCGACGGCTCTGGCTCAACTCCATCAACGCCCCGACAAACTCTTCCGGGGTGATCATGTCCACCTGGACGTAGGGTTCCTCCATCTTTTCGCGATCCTGGGGATCGGGCAGATGGCTTGGGTTATCAATGTACAGTTCTTCCCCGTCTATCTTCGTTACCCGATAGACCACCGAGGGAGCTGTTGTAATCAGATCCAGATTGTATTCCCGCTCCAGACGTTCCTGCACAATCTCCATGTGCAGCAATCCTAAGAAGCCACAACGGAAGCCGAAGCCCATTGCACTGGAGGTTTCTGGTTCGTATTGCAGAGCCGCATCGTTGAGACGCAGTTTCTCCAGGGCTTCCCGCAGGTTTTCAAAGTCATCGGCATCGGTGGGAAACAGCCCACAGAACACCATCGGCTTGGCTTCTTTATAACCCGGTAAGGGTTCCTTAGCGGGAGCAGTCGCCAGCGTGATCGTGTCCCCTACACGCGCATCTTCAACCGCTTTAATGGCAGCGGCTAAGTAACCTACCTCACCCGCATGAAGTTCCTCGACTTGTACCTGGTTGGGGGAAAGCACGCCCAGTTCGTCAATCTGGTATTCCTTATGAGATGCCATCAAGCGGATGCGATCGCCCTTCTTCAGCGTGCCATCCATCACCCGGAAGTAAACAATCACTCCCCGATAGGGATCGTAATAGCTATCAAAAATCAATGCCCGTAATGGGTCTTTGACGGTGTCCTGGGGTGGGGGCACCAGATGCACAATCGACTCCAGGATCTCACTGATACCGATCCCTTCCTTTGCCGATGCCAAAATGGCTCCGCTACAGTCTAACCCGATGATTTCTTCAATCTCCTGCTTGACCCGATCTGGCTCTGCTCCAGGCAGGTCAATTTTATTCAGAACAGGAATAATTTCCAGGTTGTGTTCTAACGCCAGATAAACGTTAGCCAGGGTTTGCGCTTCTACCCCCTGAGAGGCATCCACCACCAGCAACGCCCCTTCACAGGCAGCGAGCGATCGCGACACTTCGTAGGAAAAGTCAACGTGCCCTGGTGTGTCAATCAAGTTCAACACATAGGTTTGACCATCTTCCGACGGGTAGGACATGCGAGCCGCTTGCAACTTAATCGTAATGCCCCGTTCTCGCTCTAGATCCATGTTGTCAAGAAACTGCTCTTTCATCTCACGCGCACTCACCGTGCCCGTTGTTTGTAACAATCGGTCAGCCAGGGTTGATTTGCCGTGGTCGATGTGAGCAATGATCGAAAAATTTCGGATTCGGGAAACGGGTACGTCAGTCATAGACCTTGTGATAAAGCGAATCAGCTAGAGCGAATCAGTAAACAATCGCGGATATATCAGCTGCTTAAAGTATTGTAATCCTTCTCCCCTCATTGAGCATTTTTTAGTCAAACAACTGCAACATGCGGAACCGTGAGAGGAGGAAATACCGACCTGGCACCCCTGGAAAACCGATTCGTGGGATGGCTACAGGGGGTGAACCCATCTCATTGCTGAAATATTAGGATTTGTTCTACTGTTGAGTTGCAACTCATCGCTACAATACAGGATGAGAGCGTTTGACTATATTTTTATTGTTTATAAAGCAACGTTGCACCTAGAGTGTGTTGCTTATGTTGCTGATTAGGTACTTTTCTCTAGGAGCTTTGTCTCTATGAATGACCCTGCTGTTCAGTCTGAGCAGTCGCCCAATAAGGTGAACGTCTCAATTGAGATAGACGCCGATCTACTCGATCAAATTAGCCATTTGACAAACGACCCCAGCAAGGTGATCGAAGTAGCCGTGCGCCAGTGGTTGCGGGGAGGTGCCAGGCGAGATGACGATTTGACCCGTACCCTACAGCGAAATCCGGTCGTTCCACCCCGAGGCGAGTGGAATGATTAGTGCTTGAACTAGCTCTTGAACTAACTTTAGATGAAGCATCTTAAGGAAAATCTCATTTTTTTGTGGATCACATGCCTATAGATAAGCTAAGTTAGAGCGGAGGTTTTACCACAAGGCATTAAGCCTTAACATTACGGACTCTTCAGCTAACAGGGTTGCATTTTCATTTGGTGGTCACTCCTTAACCTTACTTACATTCATTCTGTCGTTTGCAGTTGACGCTGATGACTTTGCCTGGCGATCTCCCATTTCCCCTAACGAAGTCTGTCGAATTGACAGTGGCTAAACAATTGGACCCTGTTCTACCCGCCCCTGGAGTTGATCTTGTTCTTGTCCAAAATGCTGCTGGACAATGTCTTTCCTTTTATTGGCGAGATGCTGAGCAACACCACCTTGCACCCGATCAATTAATCGGCAAGCCACTTGAAGACAAATTTGTGGCGATCGCCCAGGAATCTTATCTCAGCCGAATCCATCGAATTTTAGAGTATCTGGTTCCGGAACAGTTCAATTACCCCTTCTACTGTGGCGACCAGTACCTCGTTTTTGATCTCAATATCAGCCCGGTACTCATGCCCCAGGGATCAGCGACTGCTGTAGTCGTAGTTGGACAATTTCTCTACACCTGCTCAAAATTTGAAGCTCTCGAATTAGTCGATAGCATCGCTTATCCCAGCCTTCCCCCCAGTTCCAGCCGCTATCAAAAACTGTTGACTCAGGTCGCCTGGAACATTCGCCGCACACTTGATTTAGAAACCATCTGGCAACAAACGGTCAACGGTTTGGGTAACGCTCTTGAAGCAAGTCGCTGTTTGCTCTGTCCCTTTGAATCGGCTGACAACCCACTTGAAGTTGTCGCAGAATATCATCAACCCTCATTGGAGTCGATGTTGGGGCAGCACTTC
Above is a genomic segment from Oscillatoria sp. FACHB-1407 containing:
- a CDS encoding ABC transporter ATP-binding protein gives rise to the protein MIKPLTHFPEATNNAVDSNEFLVVENLRKTYLSPDGGETIVLDNINLTIGENEYISIIGHSGCGKSTLLKIIAGLERLTSGSVRLEGNEIRKPGAERMMVFQHYSLLPWLTVRGNIRLAVDEVLEHVPPKEKRRIVDEHLGMVNLMSAADKYPDQLSGGMKQRVGIARALAIRPKMLLMDEPFGALDALTRGKLQRQVLDIWESHRQAVVMVTHDVDEALYMSDRIIMMTNGPAANIGEIVEVPFPHPRNLQEMRKSREYYELRNYILNFLDQHFSSDE
- a CDS encoding D-galactonate transporter yields the protein MSSGQWLMVSGQWLMVSGQWSMVNGQWSMVSGQWSMVNG
- a CDS encoding CmpA/NrtA family ABC transporter substrate-binding protein, with amino-acid sequence MDKVTRRSLLRGIGGFAAATALASCSKTASVPGLTEEAQAMEQIVDPGTLEKPNLTVGFVPVNDCAPFAIAYTKGFFRKYGLNVTLSREASWGTSRDGVIFGRLDAAPVVSGAVTNARIGAEGARQAPMCAAMTIHRHGNAMTMNKAMWDAGIRPLREYNGDLETFGRDFRRYFESLPPERRIWAVVLSSAIYEYFVRYLSAAVGVNPIEEFRIIIIPPPQMVSNVRIGAMQAYMVAEPWNTRAIAGNEGVGFTFAQGKEIWRGHPDRVLAVMESFIQENPKTYRSLVKAMIEACQFCSEPANHEEVVEIISGRSFTRAKAQYTKPAIAGEYNYGGFDNQPRIAKAEDTTIFFKMPSDLPHPENDHSTFLWQSHSLWLMTQAVRWGQISEFPADAEQRARQAWRTDLYREIAAEMGIACPNDDYKVEPAEFFIDRQAFDPSDPVGYLNRFEIRANRPTPIYLS
- the ntrB gene encoding nitrate ABC transporter permease, which encodes MILQSSVQAVSTAASVGWRKFLRPAIFRDTVMLPSLGFATLILLWWIIATFFSTLLPTPLQALADNWEYISNPFFRRGVGDLGIGWLLLASLRRVFTGFLLGSLVAIPIGFWIGTSKHAMLAINPIVQILRPVSPVAWLPIALAVFNQANPSAIYVIFITSLWSTVINTAVGVSSVPKDYINVAQVLEMPRWRQLYKVILPASLPYIFTGLRISLGIAWLVIVAVEMLTGGIGIGFFIWDEWNRLSLSSIFLAILVIGLTGLIMDWLLIKLQQAVTHRPVQQT
- a CDS encoding protein-tyrosine phosphatase family protein, with the protein product MQVQRTVRSLYKLIGHITSDSATSSTQVSGRSVVHWVLPNCLAIGALPKEGASVTLAQAGIKAILSLCAPSEGQLPNDVAQSFRCLRFILPDSQFIAGLQVQQLAVAVDLIHSSIQADEPMYVHCLAGIERSPTVCIAYLCRYHNLELWEAVNCLKQAHARSMPTNAQIQVIREFLQSPINPSEDGFATWN
- a CDS encoding LysR family transcriptional regulator — translated: MIHATLHQLKVFEATARHGSFTRAAEELFLTQPTVSMQVKQLTKAVGLPLFEQVGKRLYLTDAGRELFSTCQQIFSNLEQLEMKVADMKGMKQGHLRLAVITTTKYFMPRLLGPFCQKYPGIDVSLTVTNHEQVIERLANNQDDLYVMSQLPDHIEIKAHPFLDNPLVVIAPANHPLANEKNITLKRLAEETFIMREPGSGTRSAFQKLLDSQGLSVKVRLELGSNEAIKQAIVGGLGISVLSRHTLTPDTYGELTVLDVEGFPIQREWYVVYLSGKQLSVLASTFLEYLQKESVPLFSSAYKRGANSDNPSPVPLVEATNYN
- the lepA gene encoding translation elongation factor 4, with the protein product MTDVPVSRIRNFSIIAHIDHGKSTLADRLLQTTGTVSAREMKEQFLDNMDLERERGITIKLQAARMSYPSEDGQTYVLNLIDTPGHVDFSYEVSRSLAACEGALLVVDASQGVEAQTLANVYLALEHNLEIIPVLNKIDLPGAEPDRVKQEIEEIIGLDCSGAILASAKEGIGISEILESIVHLVPPPQDTVKDPLRALIFDSYYDPYRGVIVYFRVMDGTLKKGDRIRLMASHKEYQIDELGVLSPNQVQVEELHAGEVGYLAAAIKAVEDARVGDTITLATAPAKEPLPGYKEAKPMVFCGLFPTDADDFENLREALEKLRLNDAALQYEPETSSAMGFGFRCGFLGLLHMEIVQERLEREYNLDLITTAPSVVYRVTKIDGEELYIDNPSHLPDPQDREKMEEPYVQVDMITPEEFVGALMELSQSRRGVFKDMKYLAQGRTTLVYEIPLAEVVTDFFDQMKSRSRGYASMEYQLIGYRENPLVKLDILINGDPVDPLATIVHRDKAYYVGKALVEKLKELIPRHQFKIPIQASIGSRVIASEHIPALRKDVLAKCYGGDISRKKKLLQKQAKGKKRLKAIGTVDVPQEAFMAVLKL